In one window of Maribacter sp. BPC-D8 DNA:
- a CDS encoding oleate hydratase, with product MKDSNIYLNGLGLSSLSVAVYLIQKAGFKPENIHIFEKNPETDLVGGSMDASVEMIDGKPVYLMRGSRMYEDKVYCCTKELWSLIPYDELGSCLDDYERNAAECNMNTVVRLLHANGEKDSGHDLGLGTKEALEMARLIEIPESKIPADAKITDYFSEDFFKSNYWYMWRALFAFQPWHSAIEMKRYMKLFYHRMSDMEKMTSLERTRYTNYHSFVLPAIKLITKKGVQIHYNTCITDVDFKESDDKRWVERLHLKNADGKVLDAIELRPEDKAFLTIGSIVSNHSYGSHDKPVATTAVEKPGEAYELWQNIVSKQADLGRPDRYLRDVSLSRMMHFTVTFRGNLFERKFQWLVERPMGVQSPLPLTQSPWILHVHTYRQPFFPGQAEDTCVIWVSALGEDNLGQFVKKPMYECTGKEILEELLGHLWGDLDENEKTELLETSYCVPCRLPYGISQFLPRTEGDRPPVVPKGSQNFALLGQFVEIPDGIVFTTEYSVRGAILAINELIDPSIEPPEMYFGQHHIWDNLKNAKAILG from the coding sequence ATGAAGGATTCTAATATTTATTTAAACGGCTTAGGATTAAGTTCTTTATCAGTTGCTGTCTATTTAATTCAGAAAGCCGGTTTTAAGCCGGAAAATATTCACATTTTTGAAAAAAACCCTGAGACAGATTTAGTTGGAGGGTCAATGGATGCATCTGTTGAAATGATCGATGGCAAACCCGTTTACCTTATGCGTGGAAGTCGCATGTACGAAGACAAAGTATATTGCTGCACAAAAGAGCTGTGGTCATTAATACCTTATGACGAACTTGGGTCTTGTTTAGACGACTATGAACGTAATGCTGCAGAATGCAATATGAACACCGTGGTTAGACTACTACATGCAAACGGTGAGAAAGATTCTGGACATGACTTGGGCTTAGGTACTAAAGAAGCTCTTGAAATGGCTAGATTAATAGAGATACCAGAATCAAAGATTCCGGCAGACGCCAAAATCACCGATTATTTCAGCGAAGATTTTTTCAAAAGTAATTACTGGTATATGTGGCGTGCGCTATTTGCTTTTCAGCCATGGCACTCTGCGATAGAGATGAAACGTTACATGAAACTATTTTACCACCGTATGTCTGATATGGAGAAAATGACTTCTTTAGAACGTACACGTTACACAAACTACCACTCGTTCGTACTACCTGCTATTAAACTCATCACAAAAAAAGGAGTTCAAATACATTATAATACTTGTATTACAGATGTAGACTTCAAAGAAAGTGATGATAAACGTTGGGTAGAACGCTTACATTTAAAAAATGCAGATGGTAAGGTATTAGATGCAATAGAGCTTAGACCAGAAGACAAGGCATTCTTGACAATCGGCTCAATTGTATCAAATCACTCTTACGGTTCACATGATAAGCCTGTAGCTACAACAGCAGTAGAAAAACCAGGCGAAGCATATGAATTATGGCAAAACATCGTATCAAAACAAGCAGATTTAGGCAGACCAGACCGCTATTTACGTGACGTTTCTCTTTCTAGAATGATGCACTTTACGGTCACTTTTAGAGGAAACCTTTTTGAAAGAAAATTTCAATGGTTAGTTGAACGGCCAATGGGAGTACAAAGTCCCTTGCCTTTGACACAATCTCCATGGATATTGCACGTACATACCTATCGCCAACCCTTTTTCCCTGGGCAAGCAGAAGATACTTGTGTAATTTGGGTTTCAGCATTGGGTGAAGATAATCTTGGTCAATTTGTAAAAAAACCAATGTACGAATGTACTGGAAAAGAAATTTTAGAAGAGCTTTTAGGGCATTTATGGGGAGATCTAGATGAGAACGAGAAAACAGAACTTCTTGAAACATCGTACTGTGTGCCTTGTAGACTACCATACGGCATCTCTCAGTTTCTACCTAGAACCGAAGGTGATAGACCACCTGTGGTACCAAAAGGCTCGCAAAATTTTGCGCTCTTAGGGCAATTTGTTGAAATACCAGACGGTATAGTTTTCACGACTGAATATAGTGTTCGTGGAGCAATATTAGCGATTAACGAATTAATTGACCCATCAATAGAGCCACCTGAAATGTACTTTGGTCAACACCATATATGGGATAATTTAAAAAATGCAAAAGCAATTTTAGGTTAA
- a CDS encoding LytR/AlgR family response regulator transcription factor, with the protein MSTKSPTKNTLKKAWHTFVSSSAWRWFKKVTVLIIFSLVINHLAERESFPGSDSYSFPIEGFLSSIILCILIGIITEVNFQYYKKKHFSRKVEMATIAWFMASTLGYITLMYIPINFIFSLVVDGEIEFYYLLIGLLITLLLSFILIGVSYAQDVYNLYKTSLKNAVVTIESGAKTTKLAYENIACFYSENKIVFAVKNDGTTISTDFILNELEEKINNQLFYRANRQIIVHKDAVEVIEKIENGKLRIQLKAVIENDATKEINISRYKRKEFMTWFQ; encoded by the coding sequence ATGAGCACCAAATCACCGACCAAAAATACCCTAAAAAAAGCCTGGCACACCTTTGTCAGTAGCTCTGCATGGCGTTGGTTTAAGAAAGTAACTGTATTGATTATTTTCTCTTTGGTAATAAACCATTTAGCAGAGCGTGAAAGTTTTCCTGGTAGTGATTCTTATAGCTTTCCCATTGAAGGTTTTTTGTCATCTATTATTTTATGCATTCTCATTGGTATTATAACCGAGGTTAATTTTCAATATTACAAGAAAAAGCATTTCTCCAGAAAAGTTGAAATGGCAACTATAGCATGGTTCATGGCTTCAACGCTAGGCTATATTACCCTCATGTATATTCCTATAAATTTTATTTTTAGTCTAGTCGTAGACGGTGAGATTGAGTTCTACTATTTACTAATAGGTCTACTCATTACCTTACTATTAAGTTTTATTCTTATTGGGGTATCGTATGCTCAAGATGTATACAATTTATATAAGACATCATTAAAAAATGCTGTTGTAACTATCGAAAGCGGTGCAAAAACTACAAAGCTCGCTTATGAGAATATTGCATGCTTTTACAGTGAAAACAAAATTGTATTTGCTGTAAAAAATGATGGCACAACTATTAGTACCGATTTTATATTAAATGAGCTGGAAGAAAAAATAAACAATCAATTGTTTTATAGAGCCAATCGGCAAATTATTGTTCATAAAGATGCTGTAGAAGTAATAGAGAAAATTGAAAATGGTAAACTACGTATTCAATTAAAAGCTGTTATTGAAAATGATGCTACTAAAGAAATAAACATCAGTCGGTACAAACGAAAAGAATTTATGACTTGGTTTCAATAA
- a CDS encoding CPBP family intramembrane glutamic endopeptidase: MNKVTLRQIVIPLITIAVICYIWFGPLNLSYIENIVVSLLIILSNYIEYKGKPFSALGFRREKFTVKNIFVLAPLAALGLFSFYVFLLVPGITKLTGVPIDYSSFKELEGNLSACLIAVVVVWATAGFGEEIIFRGYFMRQFVKFFGESKFSIVLNIVLLACFFGFMHSYQGITGQIVAGTIGGLIALIFYLRKYDLWFVIAVHGFFDTISLICIYYGLA, from the coding sequence ATGAACAAAGTAACCTTACGCCAAATAGTAATTCCATTAATTACCATTGCAGTCATCTGCTATATATGGTTCGGACCACTCAATTTAAGTTATATAGAAAACATCGTTGTTTCTCTATTAATCATCTTATCAAATTATATAGAATACAAGGGAAAACCATTTTCAGCTCTAGGCTTTCGACGCGAAAAATTTACGGTCAAAAACATCTTCGTATTAGCGCCATTAGCAGCACTAGGTCTCTTTAGTTTTTATGTCTTTTTATTGGTTCCTGGAATTACAAAACTCACCGGAGTCCCGATAGACTATTCAAGTTTTAAAGAATTAGAAGGAAATCTTTCCGCTTGCTTAATTGCCGTAGTAGTCGTGTGGGCTACTGCCGGGTTTGGAGAAGAAATTATCTTTCGTGGTTATTTCATGAGACAATTTGTAAAATTCTTCGGAGAAAGCAAATTCAGTATAGTTCTTAATATTGTCTTGTTAGCTTGTTTTTTCGGATTTATGCATAGTTACCAAGGCATTACCGGACAAATTGTTGCAGGTACTATTGGAGGGCTCATAGCTTTGATATTTTACCTGCGTAAATACGATTTGTGGTTTGTAATTGCTGTACATGGTTTTTTTGATACCATTTCTTTGATTTGTATTTACTACGGCTTGGCTTGA
- a CDS encoding type II toxin-antitoxin system RelE/ParE family toxin gives MFFIEKTSEFDKWLRKLKDLRAKAKIIFRIQKLETDEHFGDCKPVGDGIREMRINFAKGYRVYFKEKDGKIIVLLIGGDKSTQQNDIAKAKSIWKELNK, from the coding sequence ATGTTCTTTATTGAGAAAACATCTGAATTTGACAAATGGCTGAGAAAGCTTAAAGACCTTAGAGCTAAAGCTAAAATCATATTCAGAATTCAAAAATTAGAAACTGACGAACATTTTGGCGACTGCAAACCAGTCGGTGACGGAATTCGAGAAATGAGGATTAATTTTGCCAAAGGTTATCGCGTTTACTTCAAGGAAAAAGATGGAAAAATAATAGTACTACTGATTGGCGGAGATAAATCTACCCAACAAAATGACATTGCGAAAGCGAAAAGTATTTGGAAAGAATTAAATAAATAA
- a CDS encoding addiction module antidote protein translates to MGTSKFEIADYLESKEMIAEYLNTVLEEGDNSDVINAIGNIAKAIGMTKIAEETGLSRPSLYKALSDGAKPQFATIMKVLKAIGGQIQVNPTSV, encoded by the coding sequence ATGGGAACTTCAAAATTTGAAATAGCTGATTATTTAGAAAGCAAAGAAATGATTGCAGAATATTTAAATACGGTTTTAGAAGAAGGAGATAATTCAGATGTAATAAATGCAATCGGAAATATCGCAAAAGCGATTGGTATGACAAAAATTGCAGAGGAAACTGGCTTGAGTAGACCGAGTTTATATAAAGCATTATCAGATGGAGCAAAACCTCAATTTGCCACAATTATGAAAGTATTAAAAGCGATAGGAGGACAAATTCAAGTGAATCCGACGTCTGTCTGA
- a CDS encoding 3'-5' exonuclease: MPDKLQLDTILFLDIETVPEKSSFDQLDETTKELWAHKSQYQRKNDVTAEEFYERAGIWAEFGKIICISVGYFTFQKEVRSFRITTFYGEEAKLLQDFKELLNEHFNHAKNVLCAHNGKEFDFPYIARRMIIHGISLPQKLDLFGKKPWEIPHIDTMELWKFGDYKHYTSLKLMAHVLGIPSPKEDIDGSMVRVVYYEEDDLNRIVTYCELDVLTTAQVYLRLRNQALLSDNEVKKVANE; this comes from the coding sequence ATGCCTGATAAATTACAATTAGACACCATCCTGTTTTTGGATATAGAAACCGTACCTGAAAAAAGTTCTTTTGACCAATTAGATGAAACTACAAAAGAACTGTGGGCACACAAATCTCAATACCAACGAAAGAACGATGTAACTGCAGAAGAGTTTTACGAGCGTGCCGGCATATGGGCAGAATTCGGTAAAATCATTTGTATATCTGTTGGTTACTTTACATTTCAAAAAGAGGTGCGTAGTTTTAGAATCACCACGTTTTATGGAGAAGAAGCTAAACTTCTACAAGATTTTAAAGAGCTATTAAACGAGCATTTCAATCATGCAAAAAATGTACTCTGTGCACATAATGGTAAGGAATTCGATTTCCCCTACATCGCTCGTAGAATGATTATTCATGGTATATCGTTACCTCAAAAGCTAGACTTATTTGGCAAAAAACCATGGGAGATTCCGCACATAGACACCATGGAACTGTGGAAATTTGGCGATTACAAACATTATACTTCTTTAAAACTTATGGCACATGTGCTGGGCATACCTTCACCTAAAGAAGATATTGACGGTAGCATGGTTAGGGTTGTGTATTATGAAGAAGATGATTTAAACCGTATTGTTACCTATTGCGAATTAGACGTATTAACCACTGCACAGGTCTATTTAAGATTAAGAAATCAAGCTCTTTTATCCGATAATGAAGTAAAGAAAGTAGCTAATGAATAG
- a CDS encoding DUF3124 domain-containing protein gives MKKIILLFSVVLVLASCIQEKEISSIHPENWSKRKITMKVQDSLEHGKSYLSIYSQIYSSSEHKTHNLTAMVSLRNTSDVDTIYLSKAEYFDTHGVSLRNYFSHPIYLAPLETAEIIIDEMDVEGGTGSNFIFEWQAPKDCPEPLFEGIMNSTVGQQGLSFTTQSRRIK, from the coding sequence ATGAAAAAAATCATCTTATTATTCTCTGTAGTTTTAGTACTGGCAAGCTGTATTCAAGAAAAGGAAATAAGCTCTATACATCCAGAAAACTGGTCTAAGAGAAAAATTACCATGAAAGTTCAAGATTCTTTAGAGCATGGTAAGTCTTATTTATCTATCTATTCTCAAATTTATAGTAGTTCTGAGCATAAGACCCATAATTTAACGGCGATGGTTAGTTTACGAAATACAAGCGATGTCGATACTATTTACCTATCTAAGGCCGAGTATTTTGATACTCATGGGGTTTCGTTAAGAAATTACTTTAGCCATCCTATTTATTTGGCACCTTTAGAAACAGCAGAAATTATTATTGACGAGATGGATGTTGAAGGCGGTACCGGTTCGAACTTTATTTTTGAATGGCAAGCACCAAAAGATTGTCCAGAACCATTATTTGAAGGTATTATGAATTCTACCGTTGGCCAACAAGGACTTTCATTTACGACACAATCTAGAAGAATAAAATAA
- a CDS encoding S8 family serine peptidase: protein MLTTYNLIYRKSSIIILILFVFSATNVITAQTSQQRLKIAENNKRTELANFKSNLVSEYALERTHLKEAAKLNNWKIKETLANGKKIELQGIGVDGSPLYYETYSDQAGLVSRASTLNTDGLMGLHLDGDGMKVGVWDAGVALENHIEYTSRVTIGDDNAEVDTHATHVTGSIISTGLKRDAKGVANMAKVVSHDWTRDKIEVTEAAADGLLLSNHSYGIKASRVPDWYFGAYTKVAQDWDKIMYNAPYYLMVTAAGNAQKSRDNLEPTYGQSADGFDVLLGFTISKNNITVAGANSKIDGNGDLKNADVCTYTSFGPVDDGRIKPDIAGNGGAVLSTDAASNTSYETSSGTSMATPGVTGSLLLLQQYNKELYGEYMKAATLKGLALHTADDVDALGPDYKLGWGIMNSKSAAEVLNNKDFSSHIAEETLENGNSFSFDVTAEGNETLIASISWTDVQSSFINSGELNNTTAALVNDLDIRVTKNGQTFLPWKLNPAQAESDATKGDNLVDPFERVEIPNASGTYTITVTHKGELVNDMQDFSLIVSGVAMTTCSINAPEVGLDEAEMSTVKLAWNASEDALYEIQYKEVHQQEWSTEYISVNNFSWKGLLTDTTYSFRLRTFCSQNIASEFSEVATFTFKGEETELETLNALSADSDIAFSVYPNPAVDEIQLNVKTSDTTTYRIMSTGGVALKMDKASDARINVSDLPSGLYILQIQDADVSKSTKFYKY, encoded by the coding sequence ATGTTGACTACCTACAACTTAATCTACCGTAAAAGTAGTATCATAATACTGATACTTTTTGTGTTCTCGGCAACAAATGTTATTACTGCGCAGACTTCGCAACAACGATTGAAAATTGCAGAAAATAATAAGAGAACCGAATTGGCAAATTTCAAGTCGAATTTGGTTTCTGAGTATGCTCTTGAAAGAACTCATCTTAAAGAGGCAGCAAAACTGAACAACTGGAAAATCAAAGAAACTTTAGCGAACGGTAAAAAAATTGAATTGCAGGGTATAGGGGTCGATGGTAGTCCTTTATATTATGAAACTTATTCTGATCAAGCTGGGCTAGTTTCTAGAGCAAGCACTTTAAATACAGATGGTTTAATGGGACTTCATTTAGATGGTGATGGAATGAAAGTTGGTGTTTGGGATGCTGGTGTTGCTTTAGAGAATCATATCGAATATACATCTAGGGTTACTATTGGTGATGATAATGCCGAAGTTGATACACATGCTACCCATGTTACAGGAAGTATAATTTCTACGGGACTTAAAAGAGATGCTAAAGGTGTAGCGAATATGGCTAAAGTAGTTTCTCATGATTGGACAAGAGATAAGATTGAAGTAACGGAAGCAGCTGCTGACGGACTTCTTCTTTCTAACCATTCTTATGGTATTAAAGCGAGTCGTGTACCAGACTGGTATTTTGGTGCTTACACGAAAGTAGCTCAAGATTGGGACAAGATCATGTACAATGCGCCTTACTACTTAATGGTAACTGCAGCAGGTAATGCACAAAAGAGTAGAGATAACTTAGAACCTACATACGGTCAATCTGCTGATGGTTTTGATGTATTGTTAGGATTCACCATTTCAAAAAATAACATTACCGTTGCAGGTGCAAATTCTAAGATTGATGGAAACGGAGATTTAAAAAATGCAGATGTATGTACTTACACTAGTTTTGGTCCTGTAGATGATGGTAGAATTAAGCCAGACATTGCAGGTAACGGTGGTGCTGTTCTTTCTACAGATGCGGCTAGTAATACTAGTTATGAAACTTCTTCTGGTACTTCTATGGCTACGCCAGGTGTTACTGGGTCATTATTGTTATTACAACAGTACAACAAAGAATTATATGGTGAATATATGAAAGCAGCCACTTTAAAAGGTTTGGCTTTGCATACTGCAGATGATGTTGACGCCTTAGGACCAGATTATAAATTAGGTTGGGGAATCATGAATTCGAAAAGCGCTGCTGAGGTTTTAAACAATAAAGATTTCTCTAGCCACATTGCTGAAGAGACATTAGAAAACGGAAATTCATTTTCTTTTGATGTAACTGCAGAAGGTAACGAAACATTAATTGCTTCAATTTCTTGGACCGATGTACAATCTAGTTTTATTAATTCGGGTGAATTGAATAATACGACTGCAGCACTGGTAAACGATCTTGATATTAGAGTTACTAAAAACGGACAAACATTTTTACCTTGGAAATTGAACCCTGCGCAGGCAGAAAGTGATGCAACTAAAGGAGATAATTTGGTTGATCCTTTCGAAAGAGTTGAAATTCCTAATGCTAGCGGTACGTATACAATTACGGTTACTCACAAAGGAGAGCTTGTAAACGATATGCAAGATTTTTCATTGATCGTTTCAGGTGTTGCTATGACTACGTGTTCTATAAATGCACCAGAAGTTGGTCTTGATGAAGCTGAAATGTCTACCGTAAAATTAGCTTGGAATGCTTCGGAAGATGCACTTTATGAAATTCAGTATAAAGAAGTTCACCAACAAGAATGGTCTACAGAGTATATTTCTGTAAACAACTTTAGCTGGAAGGGTTTGTTGACAGATACTACGTATTCTTTCAGATTAAGAACATTCTGCTCACAAAACATCGCTTCTGAATTTAGTGAAGTAGCAACATTTACTTTTAAAGGTGAGGAAACGGAGTTAGAAACCTTAAATGCTTTAAGTGCAGATTCTGATATTGCGTTTAGCGTGTATCCAAACCCTGCGGTAGATGAAATTCAATTGAATGTAAAAACGTCTGATACTACTACCTATAGAATAATGAGTACAGGTGGTGTAGCGTTAAAAATGGATAAAGCTTCAGATGCTAGAATAAACGTTTCAGATTTACCTTCAGGTTTGTATATTTTACAAATTCAAGATGCTGATGTAAGCAAGAGTACGAAATTCTATAAGTACTAG
- a CDS encoding endonuclease — protein MRFPFFKKKTKKQRYTIAFYNLENLFDPERNTKILDKDYTPNGAKKWTVERYQRKLEKLSKTIVKIGEEDHPYPPALIGVAEAENNSVFKALLDTDAMDDLDYGFIHYDSPDERGIDTGLIYRKRFFKVLHSEPLLLLVDNAGGVRDTTRDILYVKGELNKELVHVFVNHWPSRRDGGVETEYKRIIAANEIVEKIKLIKETELDPNIIVMGDFNDDPSSTSLQKMAEGAGLFNPFEKIHIPNSKGSSVYGSKWNMFDQILLSNSFFNYEKNTHSFDNAAIFDHKSLKEKEGKYKGTPYRTFVSDRYMGGYSDHFPVYAMFTFNS, from the coding sequence ATGCGATTTCCATTCTTTAAGAAAAAGACAAAAAAACAGCGTTATACGATTGCATTCTACAATTTAGAGAATCTATTTGATCCAGAGCGCAATACCAAAATATTAGACAAAGATTATACCCCTAATGGTGCAAAAAAGTGGACTGTAGAGCGCTATCAACGTAAATTAGAGAAACTCTCGAAGACTATAGTTAAGATAGGTGAAGAAGACCACCCTTACCCACCTGCACTAATAGGGGTTGCCGAAGCCGAAAATAATAGTGTTTTTAAAGCATTGTTAGATACCGATGCTATGGATGATTTGGATTATGGATTTATACATTACGATTCACCAGATGAACGGGGTATAGATACAGGTCTTATTTACCGAAAGCGCTTTTTTAAAGTATTACACTCAGAACCATTGTTATTACTAGTTGATAATGCTGGCGGAGTTAGGGATACAACCAGAGACATACTATATGTAAAGGGAGAATTGAATAAAGAATTGGTACATGTGTTTGTAAACCATTGGCCATCTAGAAGAGATGGTGGTGTAGAAACAGAATACAAGCGGATTATTGCTGCCAACGAAATAGTTGAGAAAATTAAACTAATAAAGGAAACCGAATTGGACCCCAATATTATTGTAATGGGAGATTTTAATGATGATCCGTCTTCAACAAGTCTTCAAAAGATGGCAGAAGGGGCTGGTCTATTTAATCCTTTTGAGAAAATACATATACCTAATAGTAAAGGCTCTTCTGTATATGGTAGTAAATGGAATATGTTTGATCAAATATTGTTATCGAACTCTTTTTTTAATTATGAAAAGAATACACATAGTTTCGATAATGCAGCAATCTTTGATCATAAGTCTTTAAAAGAGAAAGAAGGTAAGTATAAAGGTACGCCCTACAGAACATTTGTATCTGATCGGTATATGGGTGGTTATAGCGATCATTTTCCGGTTTATGCGATGTTTACCTTCAATTCTTAA
- the hflX gene encoding GTPase HflX — MIEKKSIDYEKAVLIGIINKDQNEEKVKEYLDELEFLTYTAGGEVFKRFTQRMDIPNPKTLIGTGKMEEIEKYVDEHEIGSVIFDDELTPGQQRNIEKQLRCKIIDRTSLILDIFAQRAQTSYARTQVELAQYEYLLPRLTGLWTHLERQKGGIGMRGPGETEIETDRRIVRDRITLLKKKLKKIDRQMETQRGNRGALVRVALVGYTNVGKSTLMNVISKSEVFAENKLFATLDTTVRKVVIGNLPFLLSDTVGFIRKLPTQLVESFKSTLDEVREADLLLHVVDISHPQFDEHIESVNKILSEIKSSDKKTIMVFNKIDQYEHDTIDDDDLITERTGRHFTINDWKQTWMEKVGDRAIFISALNKENLDEFRKRVYDEVRDIHVTRFPYNNFLYPEHLDEY; from the coding sequence ATGATAGAAAAGAAGAGTATAGATTATGAAAAAGCGGTTCTTATTGGTATCATCAATAAAGACCAGAATGAAGAAAAGGTAAAGGAATATCTAGATGAACTAGAGTTTCTTACCTATACTGCTGGTGGTGAAGTTTTCAAACGTTTTACCCAACGTATGGATATCCCAAATCCGAAAACCTTAATAGGTACTGGGAAAATGGAAGAAATCGAAAAATATGTTGATGAGCATGAAATTGGTTCAGTAATTTTTGATGATGAACTTACACCTGGTCAACAACGTAATATTGAAAAACAATTACGTTGTAAAATTATTGATCGTACCAGTTTAATATTGGACATTTTTGCGCAGCGTGCACAAACAAGTTATGCCAGAACACAGGTAGAACTTGCACAGTATGAATATTTGCTGCCAAGACTAACCGGACTATGGACACACCTTGAGCGCCAAAAAGGTGGTATTGGAATGCGTGGACCTGGAGAAACTGAAATTGAAACAGATAGACGTATAGTTCGTGACCGAATTACTTTACTAAAAAAGAAGCTTAAAAAAATTGATCGCCAAATGGAAACCCAAAGAGGTAACCGTGGTGCTTTGGTTCGTGTTGCTTTGGTAGGGTATACCAACGTTGGTAAGTCTACATTAATGAATGTTATTAGTAAGAGTGAGGTATTCGCCGAAAACAAGCTATTTGCCACATTAGATACAACAGTAAGAAAGGTTGTTATAGGAAATCTCCCTTTTCTATTAAGTGATACAGTAGGATTTATCAGAAAACTACCTACACAGCTTGTAGAAAGCTTTAAAAGTACGTTAGACGAGGTGCGCGAGGCAGATTTACTATTACATGTAGTAGATATTTCTCACCCGCAGTTTGATGAGCATATAGAATCTGTTAACAAGATATTATCTGAAATCAAAAGTTCAGATAAGAAAACAATTATGGTCTTCAATAAAATTGATCAGTACGAGCATGATACTATTGATGATGATGATTTAATTACAGAACGTACCGGAAGACATTTTACCATTAATGATTGGAAACAAACTTGGATGGAAAAAGTGGGCGACCGTGCTATTTTTATATCCGCATTGAACAAAGAAAATCTAGATGAATTTAGAAAACGTGTGTATGACGAGGTAAGAGATATTCACGTAACTCGTTTTCCTTATAATAATTTTCTATATCCAGAACATTTAGACGAGTATTAG
- a CDS encoding DUF3078 domain-containing protein: MKKIVLTLALAFVATVGFSQTEEELKGQLGAAKDSIAAIQGRADAIQGEIDALPGWKIGAFGTIGANLSSFNNWYGQGTPDLSSGSIGVTVNAFANLNEEKFFWRNSGNLNLAWVKFDDKSIDTDDDSFKNGTDVFNISSLYGRKLNEKWAISGLAEYRTTILDNFNDPGYLDLGVGATWTPIADLVVVIHPLNYNFVFSNGDSVFESSLGAKIVADYTRQIGAVNFKSNLSMFQSYESGNLSNTTWINSFGYTLWNGIGLGFEFGLRDNKQEALNNALTRAIPDPTATFDNVDNKLQTYFLVGLNYSL, from the coding sequence ATGAAGAAAATTGTATTAACTCTAGCTCTTGCATTTGTTGCAACTGTTGGTTTTTCTCAGACAGAAGAAGAACTAAAAGGTCAATTAGGTGCAGCGAAAGATTCTATCGCAGCTATTCAAGGAAGAGCTGACGCTATTCAAGGTGAAATAGATGCACTACCAGGTTGGAAAATAGGTGCATTCGGTACTATTGGTGCAAACCTTAGTAGCTTTAACAACTGGTACGGTCAAGGTACTCCAGATTTATCTTCTGGTAGCATCGGTGTAACAGTAAATGCTTTTGCTAATTTGAACGAAGAGAAATTCTTTTGGAGAAACTCTGGTAACTTAAATTTAGCATGGGTAAAGTTCGACGATAAGAGTATTGACACTGATGATGACAGTTTCAAAAATGGAACTGATGTATTTAATATTTCTTCTCTTTACGGTAGAAAGCTTAATGAAAAATGGGCTATTTCTGGTTTAGCTGAGTACAGAACTACAATTCTAGATAACTTTAATGATCCAGGATACCTTGACTTAGGTGTTGGTGCTACTTGGACTCCTATTGCTGATTTAGTTGTTGTAATTCACCCATTAAACTACAACTTTGTATTTAGTAATGGCGATTCTGTATTTGAATCTTCTTTAGGTGCTAAAATCGTTGCTGATTATACGAGACAAATCGGAGCGGTTAACTTTAAATCTAATCTTTCTATGTTTCAAAGCTATGAGAGCGGTAACCTTTCTAACACAACATGGATCAACTCATTTGGTTACACGTTATGGAATGGTATTGGTTTAGGATTTGAATTCGGTTTACGTGATAACAAGCAAGAAGCTTTAAATAATGCTTTAACACGTGCTATCCCTGATCCAACAGCTACATTCGATAATGTTGACAATAAATTACAGACTTACTTCTTAGTTGGTCTTAACTACTCTTTGTAG